GGTGCTGAAAACGTGATTGGTGAAGTTGTGTTGACAAATCGGTGATTACAAAAGTTGTTGGGCATGAACCAAAGTAACAACTTCGTAACACGAAATATGAACAGTTAGTCCTAAGTCGCTGCAACAGTTTTGTAACAGTGGACTGAGGTTTTGTCGCCAGTTAGCTAAGTGTTGTCTCCTAAGCGACGACTTGGTGGGTCTCGTGTCACCAGCTTATCGTTAGCTAGCTGGCTAAGTGCTTAGCGGAGAGTTGACAGACACATGGTTCATGAGAGGGCACAGCCGCTACCAGAGAGGTAAGAGTGACATTTATAACTGTATTAAATGGCTGTGCTTGTCGTCTACATGGTAGCAACTTCATAACCTCTCTAAGAGAAGTCGTACCAACCGTGTGGTGATATTCCTGTTAACTAACGTGTTTGGTGTTGCGTTTGAAATGTATCTTATCTGGTTACCTTTGAACCAGCAGCGGGTGTAATTACTTTAACTCCTCCTATAACTGTACCTACCCCTCTTTTGATAGCTGGTACTGCCGAGCACTGACGACTATGACATTAACATGACCACAAGCCCGGCATGACAGCAGTGACCGGAGGGAGGATCAGCACGATGGGGACACCGGGTAGAACCACCAGCCTCAACTTTTCATATGAGGAGGACGCCCCGGACTCTTCTGCCCTCTCATCCTCCGCCATGTCCATTGACAGGCTCTTCCCGGCCCTCTTGGAGTGCTTTGGGATAATCCTGTGTGGATACGTCGCAGGGAGGGCAAACATCATCACTTCCACCCAGGCCAAAGGGCTGGGGAATTTTGTGTCCAAGTTTGCCCTCCCAGCGCTGCTGTTCAAGAACATGGTTCTGTTGGACTTTGGTAATGTCATCTGGCCATTTCTCTGGAGCATCCTCATTGCcaaagtgtctgtgtttgtcatcGTCTGTGTCCTCACACTGGTAGTTGCCAGTCCCGAGAGTCGTTATAGTAAGGCTGGGATCTTCTCAATATTTGCCACACAAAGTAATGACTTTGCTTTGGGATATCCTATAGGTAAGTGTAATGCCTTTAAACCTGCCACCCACAACGCCTTTCAGTCACTGCTGCGACTGTAATCAAGCTGTCTTAATGCTTGTCCATCCGTCAAACTAAAACTATAATTATAGGTTTGTAATTCTGTAAACTACCTTGGTATATCAAGCTGGATATCACTGTTTTCAGGGCCTGCTTTTATTAACATTGCCTTAAACAGAAAAATTCCTAAACCATGAGTGTGATTGAGTATTTTGTACTCACACTCAAAGTTCagcataaatgtaaacatacctCTAACTGGTCCAATTGTCTAATAACAAATGGAGTGGAAATTAATTTCAGCAGTTCCTTATTTCGCTCATGCAGAATTTATAGCGGCACCAAACTTATAGCTGCAACCATAAAAAAATTCTTAGATCTGATAATACGGTGTTGACATTTTCAAGAAGtatcttttattttgctttcaCTCCAACAAGAACAAGAACTTCAGGAACTTTCACATTTGAATTATTGCTCTGCTGCTGGCCTCTCTCCCGAGGCAGCTCTTCAGACTCTCTTGCAGACTTTTAGGTGATTTGTTTCTGTGAGACTTACAGTATACTAGCATGGTTAAGGCAGGTATGACACAATCAACCAGTGATGATAAATGAGGGCCCTGTGGTCTAGTGTAAAGCTTATGTTCCTaaccaaaccaaaaatattTCTGAGTTTCTGTGAGCTTTGCTTGTGTGCAGCCTTTTAATGTGGTATCTAGCAAAAATCTTATTCATGAGATTTTTTATTGGTGACTTTCTTGACTACAGTTGCACCACATATTGAGCCAtttgtcttcatcttttttctACAGTTGAAGCCCTGTACCAGAACACACACGCAGAGTACCTCCAGTACATCTACCTGGTTGCACCTGTGTCCCTGATGCTTTTGAATCCCATTGGTTTTGCCTTCTGTGAGATCCAGAAGTGGAAGGATCAGGGAAACCATCAGCAGAGCAAATTTCTGATAGTGGGGCTTGTAGTTTTACAGGTCTTAAAGAACCCCATAGTATTCATGGTTATAATCGGCATCATCGCCCACTTTGTCCTGCACCAGACAATTCCTGCCTTCATGGCTGAATTTGTGGATGGCCTGGCCAACTCTTTTGGAGGAGCAGCTCTCTTCTACTTGGGTCTGTCCATGGTGGGCCAGTTAAGAAAACTGACCAGATCCACAGTTGTTACACTGATATTACTCATCACCGCAAAACTGTGAGTGGAAAACACTAACGTCTTCCCTGCAGCTGATGGTCATTTCATAGAAGAGATGACTTTGTGTTATCAGATGACCTTGTATTTTGATAATGAGACATGCTCTAGGAGTGTAGAGAGAGTCAGCAGGTTAGAGCTTTGTAAAGTACTCccaacatgttgttttgtgctGATGGTTTGAATGACTCAGACCTTTCTCAGACCACAAACCTTTTACCAAGTGGATGACATGTGACGAGGTCTCAGTAGCATGAAGCATGATAATAGCTTGtgttatgtaaatattttaacagCTCTGCATTTCACAGTATAGTGTTAACTAACCCCTCGAATAATGACACATGACACTGgtcttttgatttgattttcagGTTGCTAATGCCCCTGATTTGCAAGGacatggtggatctgttggaCAATAGCAACACCAGTGCTCTGAACCACTCAAGCCTCTCCAATTATGCCTTTCTTTATGGAGTGTTTCCCACTGCACCAAGCGTGGCTATCTATGCTGTCTATTACAATGCAGAACTAGAAGTTGTGAGTTATTTACATCTACCTGCTAAACCATCTATCTGCCATTCAAATGCTGTACcctttgtggtttttttttctttttaaatcactgtacaTCAATTTATTATTCTACTTTCTGACAGGTAACCTCTGGGATGGTGATCAGCACTTTTCTCTCAGCTCCGATAATGTATGTTTCTGCCTGGTTACTTACAATCCCTTGGATGGATCCGGAGCTTTTGATGAATTCACTGCAGAATGTTAGCTTTAACATAAGCATAGTGAGCTTAGTTGCACTGGTGAGTCACAAACAGgcatgtagattttttttaatgtgtaggCTTGTTGTTGGATTACATGTCAGTCATCtgattcttttgtttattttgcttaATCTTGAAATGTGGAAACTAAATGAAGTAAAAATAGCTTAAATAACTTTATAACTGAAAACAGTTTGGCCAGTTACTGTACTTTCCCCAACAAGACACAGTTCACTGTTGCTAGTTTCTATTGTTGCATCATTTGAGACAAGTaaagtgaaaatacaaaaatatggCTTCTTGTTAGATGTTTATGCCACTGTGGTAGGTTAACATTAAAGGGCTCTTCCTGAGTGAGTGTGCCTGACTCGCAGTCTCACTTCCTCATTTATTCTCActttcagtgcttttttaaGGAACCTGTATATAAATAATCATAATCTTTGCAGCAAAGAAACATGTTCACAGTTGTTTTTGTATTCTGCAGTGTCCTATACTTTAGTTCTTCCTCAGTGTTTCTGCTTCTTTGATAGGTCATGTTAAATAATtcaattaaataatttaatttaacaacCAGCCAACAAGGTCAAATATTAATTGTGTGTAGCATCTGTGTAAAAGTCTTTGTGTTGGTAAATGTGAATAATTTGAAATCTATGTCTTTTCTCTAACAGGTTTGGACAATTACTGTTATGTTTTTAAGTAAGAAATTCAAGAGGCTACCCCACATGTTTACTGTCAACCTTTTCTTGGCGCAGGTGAGCACATATAGAGATGCTCTCTAAACGGGTTTTACAGGCAGTTAGCTGAACTGACAAATTAACTGTGCATGTAGCTTCACATTAGTAAATGCCAATACTTATGCTTTCTAGTTTCTAACTTCTTGTGGGATGATCCTGTGGAACTTTGTGGTGAAGAAGGATAACTTCATTGGGCAGATCCTGACTTTCACATTATTATGTACCTCACTCTACAGTACTTACATGTGGACAGGTATGCTGATTCACATTAACCTCACATTAAACTGTATCACATTACCCAGATGAAGTCTAATATATGAGGATTGATTGCTAATGTTGTCATCTTGTCTTTTGTTGGTTTAGGTTTAATAGCACTCTCACTTGTGCTCTTGAGGAGAATTGAGGATCTGAAAGCTTCGTCGGGCATGTTGGTCATTGCAGGCTGGGGGTGAGTCACTATAAAGACGCATAAGTAGAGAAATGAAACTAGACTTGTTTGTCTGGTCCATTAAAAGGTAGAACCACAAACCTAGACACCCTGGGGCAGGGTCACTGAGCATctttatgttttacattttgattctGTCCCTGATTTTGTTGTAAATTTTGTCTTTATATTAACAGGATTCCAGCCTTAGTAACTGCTGTGATGCTTATATCTGGGGAAAAAATGTCTGACACAATTGACTCGTCTTTCTTTTATGGGAAACCACAGGTAACAACATTGGCTAAAAAGAAATGAttctcctgtcctctgctgttgaGGATTTGATTCAGCTGAGAATTACTGAAAAGTCTGAATACTGTACTTGTGAATATTGACAGATAATCTGCACCACAGTTATAGCTGCCCTCAGCATACTGCTGGGAGGGGGCTCACTTGTGTGTCTCAGTAGAGGAAGCTGGGCCCAGAATGACGAAATCATGGAGGGAGACTCTTCAGTTGGTACTGCAGAGGATCTTGTGACTGAAGTTGAACCAGAAAACCAGACTCTGGTTGAGCCAGTCACCCCATCAGGAGATGTCAACAGAGGTACTTTCTCTGAACTCAGTCTTGAAAGTTTTCAGTTACATGACAGTGAGTAAAGATGAATGTGCCAAGTACAACAGTGTGGTGATTAAAAGCTCTAACATCTAAAATGGTTTGCCAGTTGTGAAAACCCAAGctagaaaggaaaggaaaaaaggaagaaaacttGTTGGATGTCATTATCTGGGGGAAACACTGAAAGTTGAATTGCTGATAagttccttttttaaaatgaccagTGCATTACTGAATAGATCATTTCCCACAAatgatgctgtcaaaaatatgtcacatGACTTTGTCATAAAGTTTGTGTTACTTTGAAAGAAGATGTCAAGAGAGAAAGATCAGGAAATTAGTTGTTGTTGATTCGTTGTTGTTCTTTTACCTGCATGTGGCAACTGAGTTATGGTTAACTTTAGACAGTTGGTTAAGGTTAGCAAAAGTCATAGGACAACAGTGTGAACAACTTCTACTAATAGATGGTAACCAGTAGTGAAATACTTAAGTTCTCATCATATGAATGTGATTTGTAGGCACTTGGTTACTGTGTAGTCAGAGAATCACTTTCTCTTTGTCACTTTGCTACCAGCATGCCTCATATGTGACTGTGCACCACCTCGGCCTATGCCTGACATGATCATCAGCACAAATATGAACAACACACCAACCACACTCACAGGTTGGTGTTGTATTGATAAGCAAATgacatgcatttttattttgttaagaTGCATTAAACCCCAACAAGTAAAACCTAAACATATcagcacacaacaacaacaaccatttAACCTTTAAGAATATACAGCTTGTCTCTAAAATTCTGATGATTCAGTATTTTAATTCTTTGTTCTGCTACCATATTCAGGTCAGTGTGAGAATAACTGTGAGTCAACAGACTGCCTGCTTGTTCAAGTGGAAGAGCTCCAACAGGTTGCAGATAGACAAGTGGCCCGTCATGTGCTCTTATGTCTGCTTCTGACTGTCAGCTTGCTTGCTGTGAGTAAACCACCACCTTTCACTTCTACACCGTTTTGCCTGCATTATTATATTTAGTGTACTACAAACCAAATCAGACACAAATGGCTGAGCTGTGTAATTTTCTACCTCCTGTCAGTATCGGAGGAAGAAGAAACCCActcagaaaaaacattaaatgagaGATAAGATATATATTGAATAACACTAAATAGAAATACCATTAAATTTTGCTGCTTGTGGTTTTATGTGTTCTTGTAAATctaaataatgttaaaaaatactTTGAAGGCAGTTCAGTATACATCTGCCTGTTCTGTCACTGACACTAAATGATTTTTCAATACACCAGATATCACTCAGCAGGTTCCAGAGACTGGTCCTGTCAATAGGATTTGCTAGTTTTATATCTCAAATCTAAAATTCCTTGTGATTCTTGTTATGACAGAACTTGTCCAGCTGCCTGTGGTTACTCTTTAACCCTGTTCCTGGTAGACTCTACTTGGAGCTGCAGTTCTTCTGTGCAGTGGCCAACTATGGACAGGTTAGTGTTCCAAATAATGTAGATCTGGGATTGTGAGCATATATTGTCATAGCATACCAGTGTCatataatgttttctgttggCAGGGTTTTCTCTCCTTCGCTCTGTTTGGGCTGGACAAGCATTTGATTATACTACCATTTAAGAAGAGGTAAATGACATTTATGTTATGCATCTCTgaagcacatttgaaagtttttaaacacacaatatactgtgtgtgtatactacACTGTAGTATactgcatgcatgcatttaaattttgtttttgtaaatgggCTTCAGGTTATACAATCTGTGGTATGGAAAGAAGCaagaggagcagctggagaatGAATTACCCGAGGATATCAGGATGACCTGCACCCAGTTCACCAAATACCACAaggatcagtgttttcatgacATTGttaagaggaggaggtgagagcaCATAGTCCGACTCACCGCTACTCTGGTCAGACGTTGATGAGAGAACATCTTGAATAAACAAATTCCCCTCTATGTTTGTAGAGTCATTCACAAACCACAATACTTCAAAAATGCTTCTCCTTCAGTAGTTTTGGTGCATGTGGGCTCTGgttatttctccttttttcttgtctctACCTGTAAAGAAAAGTACCTTGGGTGAATGCTTCTTTTGACTTTCAGGTGTGGGAAGAGGACTATGGTGGACTGTTTTCTTGGCTGTGAACTTGTGGAGTGGCTTCAGCAGGTGGGTTTGGCTCAGGACCGTGGGGAGGCTGTACTCTATGGGATGCGGTTACAGCAGGGTGGCGTGCTCCAGCACATCAAGCAGGAATACGGCTTCCAAGACAGTCGCCTTTATTACCGCTTCACGGAATAAGACAGTTGACAAT
This genomic window from Lates calcarifer isolate ASB-BC8 linkage group LG1, TLL_Latcal_v3, whole genome shotgun sequence contains:
- the gpr155a gene encoding integral membrane protein GPR155 isoform X1, with the translated sequence MTAVTGGRISTMGTPGRTTSLNFSYEEDAPDSSALSSSAMSIDRLFPALLECFGIILCGYVAGRANIITSTQAKGLGNFVSKFALPALLFKNMVLLDFGNVIWPFLWSILIAKVSVFVIVCVLTLVVASPESRYSKAGIFSIFATQSNDFALGYPIVEALYQNTHAEYLQYIYLVAPVSLMLLNPIGFAFCEIQKWKDQGNHQQSKFLIVGLVVLQVLKNPIVFMVIIGIIAHFVLHQTIPAFMAEFVDGLANSFGGAALFYLGLSMVGQLRKLTRSTVVTLILLITAKLLLMPLICKDMVDLLDNSNTSALNHSSLSNYAFLYGVFPTAPSVAIYAVYYNAELEVVTSGMVISTFLSAPIMYVSAWLLTIPWMDPELLMNSLQNVSFNISIVSLVALVWTITVMFLSKKFKRLPHMFTVNLFLAQFLTSCGMILWNFVVKKDNFIGQILTFTLLCTSLYSTYMWTGLIALSLVLLRRIEDLKASSGMLVIAGWGIPALVTAVMLISGEKMSDTIDSSFFYGKPQIICTTVIAALSILLGGGSLVCLSRGSWAQNDEIMEGDSSVGTAEDLVTEVEPENQTLVEPVTPSGDVNRACLICDCAPPRPMPDMIISTNMNNTPTTLTGQCENNCESTDCLLVQVEELQQVADRQVARHVLLCLLLTVSLLANLSSCLWLLFNPVPGRLYLELQFFCAVANYGQGFLSFALFGLDKHLIILPFKKRLYNLWYGKKQEEQLENELPEDIRMTCTQFTKYHKDQCFHDIVKRRRCGKRTMVDCFLGCELVEWLQQVGLAQDRGEAVLYGMRLQQGGVLQHIKQEYGFQDSRLYYRFTE
- the gpr155a gene encoding integral membrane protein GPR155 isoform X2 is translated as MTAVTGGRISTMGTPGRTTSLNFSYEEDAPDSSALSSSAMSIDRLFPALLECFGIILCGYVAGRANIITSTQAKGLGNFVSKFALPALLFKNMVLLDFGNVIWPFLWSILIAKVSVFVIVCVLTLVVASPESRYSKAGIFSIFATQSNDFALGYPIVEALYQNTHAEYLQYIYLVAPVSLMLLNPIGFAFCEIQKWKDQGNHQQSKFLIVGLVVLQVLKNPIVFMVIIGIIAHFVLHQTIPAFMAEFVDGLANSFGGAALFYLGLSMVGQLRKLTRSTVVTLILLITAKLLLMPLICKDMVDLLDNSNTSALNHSSLSNYAFLYGVFPTAPSVAIYAVYYNAELEVVTSGMVISTFLSAPIMYVSAWLLTIPWMDPELLMNSLQNVSFNISIVSLVALVWTITVMFLSKKFKRLPHMFTVNLFLAQFLTSCGMILWNFVVKKDNFIGQILTFTLLCTSLYSTYMWTGLIALSLVLLRRIEDLKASSGMLVIAGWGIPALVTAVMLISGEKMSDTIDSSFFYGKPQIICTTVIAALSILLGGGSLVCLSRGSWAQNDEIMEGDSSVGTAEDLVTEVEPENQTLVEPVTPSGDVNRGQCENNCESTDCLLVQVEELQQVADRQVARHVLLCLLLTVSLLANLSSCLWLLFNPVPGRLYLELQFFCAVANYGQGFLSFALFGLDKHLIILPFKKRLYNLWYGKKQEEQLENELPEDIRMTCTQFTKYHKDQCFHDIVKRRRCGKRTMVDCFLGCELVEWLQQVGLAQDRGEAVLYGMRLQQGGVLQHIKQEYGFQDSRLYYRFTE